A single Glycine soja cultivar W05 chromosome 14, ASM419377v2, whole genome shotgun sequence DNA region contains:
- the LOC114383374 gene encoding protein DAMAGED DNA-BINDING 2-like, protein MAPVTRRTSFPKVLIERDSDSEQSSSEEEEILEEEEEEEEVGVSTANEKAEKLDLGSDANRKGKAPITISLKKVCKVCKKPGHEAGFKGATYVDCPMKPCFLCKMPGHTTLTCPHRVSTEHGVVPAPRRKTCKPLDYVFERQLRPSLPSIKPKYVIPDQVNCAVIRYHSRRVTCLEFHPTKNNILLSGDKKGQLGVWDFGKVYEKVVYGNIHSCLVNNMRFNPTNDCMVYSASSDGTISCTDLETGISSSPMNLNPDGWQGPNTWKMLNGMDINSEKGLVLVADSFGFLHMVDMRSNNRSGDAILIHKKGKVVGIHCNPIQPDIFLTCGNDHFARIWDLRQIKAGSSLYDLKHKRVVNSAYFSPISGTKILTTSQDNRLRVWDSIFGNMDSPSREIVHSHDFNRHLTPFKAEWDPKDPSESLAVVGRYISENYNGAALHPIDFIDTSTGQLVAEVMDPNITTISPVNKLHPRDDILATGSSRSLFIWKPKEKSELVEEKDERKIVVCGKAEKKRGKKNGNISDESDDEGFMSKSKKSKTKKTESKLSRFTKDNC, encoded by the exons ATGGCACCGGTTACTCGAAGAACCTCGTTCCCCAAGGTTCTCATCGAGAGAGACTCTGACTCCGAACAGAGTTCAtccgaagaagaagaaatacttgaagaagaagaagaagaagaagaagttgggGTTTCTACTGCAAATGAGAAGGCCGAAAAACTGGACCTGGGTTCCGACGCAAACAGAAAAGGGAAAGCCCCCATCACTATTAGTCTCAAAAAAGTTTGCAAG GTGTGTAAGAAGCCTGGTCATGAAGCGGGGTTCAAGGGTGCCACGTATGTTGATTGCCCCATGAAGCCTTGCTTTCTGTGTAAAATGCCTG GACATACCACTTTGACTTGCCCGCATCGCGTCTCTACTGAGCATGGAGTTGTTCCAGCACCCCGCAGGAAAACGTGTAAACCTTTGGATTATGTGTTTGAACGCCAGCTACGACCATCCCTTCCTTCA ATCAAGCCCAAATATGTGATCCCAGACCAAGTGAATTGTGCTGTCATCAGATATCACAGCAGACGGGTAACATGCTTGGAGTTCCACCCCACAAAGAATAACATCCTCTTATCTGGAGATAAG AAAGGGCAACTTGGAGTATGGGATTTTGGTAAAGTATATGAGAAAGTGGTCTATGGGAACATACATTCTTGTTTAGTGAACAATATGAG GTTTAATCCTACAAATGATTGTATGGTCTATTCTGCATCCTCTGATGGAACCATTAGTTGTACTGACTTGGAGACTGGAATATCATCTTCTCCAATGAACCTGAATCCTGATGGATGGCAG GGTCCAAACACTTGGAAAATGCTCAACGGCATGGATATTAACAGTGAGAAAGGTCTCGTTCTTGTTGCTGATAGCTTTGGTTTTCTTCACAT GGTTGACATGCGCTCCAACAACAGGAGTGGTGATGCAATTTTGatccacaaaaaaggaaaagttgtTGGTATCCATTGCAATCCAATTCAACCAGATATCTTTTTGACTTGTGGAAATGATCATTTT GCTCGTATTTGGGACCTGCGTCAAATAAAAGCTGGATCATCCCTTTATGATCTGAAGCATAAGCGTGTTGTTAACTCTGCATATTTCTCTCCAATATCTGGAACCAAAATTCTCACTACATCACAGGACAACCGTCTTCGTGTATGGGATTCTATCTTTGGTAATATGGACTCTCCCAGCCGAGAAATTGTACATAGTCATGATTTCAATCGGCATTTGACACCCTTTAAAGCTGAATGGGATCcaaag GATCCATCAGAGTCCCTTGCTGTTGTTGGTCGTTATATAAGTGAAAATTATAATGGAGCTGCCCTCCATCCCATTGATTTTATAGATACAAGTACAGGGCAATTGGTAGCTGAAGTGATGGACCCAAACATCACAACCATCAGTCCTGTGAATAAGTTGCATCCCCGAGATGATATCCTGGCAACTGGGAGTTCTAG ATCTCTGTTCATTTGGAAGCCCAAGGAGAAGTCAGAGCTTGTAGAGGAGAAGGATGAACGGAAAATTGTGGTTTGTGGAAAAGCTGAGAAGAAACGTGGTAAGAAAAATGGAAATATTAGCGATGAATCTGACGATGAAGGATTCATGTCCAAGTCCAAGAAGTCTAAGACCAAAAAGACCGAGTCAAAATTGTCTCGCTTCACTAAGGATAATTGCTGA
- the LOC114384371 gene encoding ABC transporter G family member 31-like → MAASDGSEYFEIGSFGSESFARASNADMVREDEEELQWVALSRLPSQKRINYALLRASSSRPQPPTQGTSTGTENLMDVRKLSRSSREQVVKKALATNDQDNYRLLAAIKERFDRVGLKVPKIEVRYKNLSVTADVQIGSRALPTLINYTRDVFESILTKLMICRPKRHSLTILNDVSGVIKPGRMTLLLGPPGAGKTSLLLALAGKLDSNLKTTGSITYNGHELDEFYVRRTSAYISQTDDHIAELTVRETLDFGARCQGAKGFAAYTDELGRREIERNIRPSPEVDAFMKASSVGGKKHSVNTDYILKVLGLDICSDTIVGNDMLRGVSGGQRKRVTTGEMIVGPRKTLFMDEISTGLDSSTTFLIVKCIRNFVHQMEATVLMALLQPAPETFELFDDLVLLAEGHVVYEGPREDVLEFFQSLGFQLPPRKGIADFLQEVTSKKDQAQYWADPSKPYQFVSVAEIARAFRNSKYGRYMESLQTHPYDKSECHDLALARTKYAVATWEVVKACFQREVLLIKRHSFLYIFRTCQVAFVGFVTCTIFLRTRLHPTNEVYGRLYLSALFFGLVHMMFNGFSELPLMITRLPVFYKQRDNLFYPAWAWSLSSWILRVPYSIIEAIIWTVVVYYSVGFAPSAGRFFRYMLILFVMHQMALGLFRMMAAIARDMVLANTYGSASLLVVFLLGGFIVPKGMIKPWWIWGYWVSPLTYGQRAITVNEFTASRWMKKSETGNSTVGYNILHSNSLPTGDYWYWIGIAVLIGYAFFFNNMVTVALTYLNPIQKARTVIPSDDDSENSSSRNASNQAYELSTRTRSAREDNNKGMILPFQPLTMTFHNVNYFVDMPKELSKQGIPETRLQLLSSVSGVFSPGVLTALVGSSGAGKTTLMDVLAGRKTGGYIEGEIKISGHPKEQRTFARISGYVEQNDIHSPQVTIEESLLFSSSLRLPKEVGTSKRHEFVEQVMKLVELDTLRHALIGMPGSSGLSTEQRKRLTIAVELVANPSIIFMDEPTSGLDARAAAIVMRAVRNTVDTGRTVVCTIHQPSIDIFEAFDELLLMKRGGRVIYGGKLGVHSRIMIDYFQGIRGIPPIPSGYNPATWVLEVTTPATEERIGEDFADIYKNSDQYRGVEYSVLQFGHPPAGSEPLKFDTIYSQNLFNQFLRCLWKQNLVYWRSPAYNAMRLYFTTISALIFGTIFWDIGSKRESTQELFVVMGALYSACMFLGVNNASSVQPIVSIERTVFYREKAAGMYSPIAYAAAQGLIEIPYIAVQTVLFGVITYFMINFERTPGKFFLYLVFMFLTFTYFTFYGMMAVGLTPSQHLAAVISSAFYSLWNLLSGFLIPKSSIPGWWIWFYYICPIAWTLRGIITSQLGDVETKIIGPGFEGTVKEYLVVSLGFETKINGFSAVGLSVIVLLGFIILFFGSFAVSVKLLNFQKR, encoded by the exons atgGCGGCTTCCGATGGAAGTGAGTACTTCGAAATCGGATCGTTCGGGAGCGAGAGCTTCGCGCGAGCGTCGAACGCCGATATGGTGAGGGAGGACGAGGAGGAGTTGCAGTGGGTGGCGCTGTCGAGGTTGCCGTCGCAGAAGCGCATCAACTATGCTCTCCTCCGCGCCTCCTCTTCCCGCCCGCAACCTCCGACGCAAGGCACCAGCACCGGCACCGAGAACTTAATGGATGTCAGAAAACTCAGCCGCTCTAGCCGCGAACAAGTCGTTAAGAAAGCACTCGCCACCAACGACCAAGACAACTACCGCCTCCTCGCCGCCATCAAAGAACGCTTCGACAG GGTTGGATTGAAGGTGCCGAAGATCGAAGTGAGGTACAAGAACTTGAGCGTCACTGCGGATGTTCAAATCGGATCCAGAGCTCTTCCTACCCTGATTAACTACACTCGCGATGTTTTTGAG AGTATCCTAACCAAGTTGATGATATGCCGACCTAAACGGCATTCCCTTACTATATTGAACGATGTCAGTGGCGTCATCAAGCCTGGAAG GATGACTTTGCTACTAGGACCTCCCGGAGCGGGCAAAACCTCCTTGCTTCTGGCACTCGCGGGCAAGCTTGATAGTAACTTGAAG ACAACTGGTAGTATAACATACAATGGCCATGAATTAGATGAGTTTTATGTTCGACGGACTTCTGCATACATTAGCCAAACAGATGATCACATTGCAGAACTGACAGTACGAGAAACTTTGGACTTTGGTGCTAGATGTCAAGGTGCAAAAGGTTTTGCag CATATACGGATGAACTGGGCCGCCGAGAGATTGAAAGGAACATACGACCTAGTCCAGAAGTTGACGCGTTTATGAAG GCATCTTCTGTTGGAGGTAAAAAACACAGCGTGAATACAGATTACATTTTGAAAGTGCTTGGTCTCGATATATGTTCGGATACAATAGTTGGCAACGATATGCTTCGAGGGGTCTCTGGCGGTCAAAGGAAGAGAGTTACAACAg GAGAAATGATTGTGGGCCCAAGAAAAACACTATTTATGGATGAAATATCAACTGGTCTTGATAGCTCTACTACGTTCCTGATAGTAAAATGCATAAGGAATTTTGTTCATCAGATGGAAGCTACAGTACTCATGGCTCTCCTTCAGCCAGCTCCTGAAACATTTGAGCTATTTGATGATCTGGTGCTTCTGGCAGAAGGACACGTGGTGTATGAAGGACCTCGAGAAGATGTACTCGAGTTTTTTCAGTCATTAGGTTTTCAACTCCCACCTCGTAAGGGGATAGCAGACTTTCTCCAGGAG GTGACCTCTAAAAAGGATCAAGCTCAATACTGGGCTGATCCTTCAAAACCATATCAGTTCGTCTCAGTTGCTGAGATTGCACGAGCCTTTAGAAATTCCAAATATGGAAGGTATATGGAATCCTTGCAAACTCATCCTTATGATAAATCAGAATGTCATGATTTGGCTTTGGCTAGAACTAAATATGCCGTGGCAACATGGGAGGTCGTTAAAGCTTGCTTTCAACGAGAAGTCCTTTTGATCAAAAGGCATagctttctttatatttttaggacCTGCCAG GTTGCTTTTGTAGGATTTGTCACATGTACTATATTCCTTCGAACAAGGTTACATCCCACAAATGAGGTTTACGGACGCCTTTATCTTTCTGCTCTATTTTTTGGGCTGGTTCACATGATGTTTAATGGGTTTTCTGAGCTGCCTCTTATGATAACTCGGCTTCCAGTATTTTATAAGCAAAGAGATAATTTGTTCTATCCTGCATGGGCATGGTCTCTTAGCAGTTGGATTCTCCGTGTACCGTATTCCATTATTGAGGCTATTATATGGACAGTTGTTGTATATTACAGTGTTGGATTTGCGCCATCAGCGGGAAG GTTTTTTCGCTACATGCTTATACTTTTCGTAATGCATCAAATGGCATTAGGTCTCTTCCGGATGATGGCTGCTATTGCACGAGATATGGTTCTTGCCAATACATATGGGTCAGCTTCACTGCTGGTTGTATTCTTACTGGGAGGATTTATTGTACCTAAAG GAATGATAAAACCATGGTGGATTTGGGGCTACTGGGTGTCACCCCTTACCTATGGACAACGTGCTATTACAGTTAATGAATTTACCGCTTCAAGATGGATGAAG AAATCCGAAACTGGGAACAGCACAGTTGGCTACAATATCCTCCACTCAAACAGCCTACCAACTGGTGACTACTGGTATTGGATTGGTATTGCAGTTTTAATTGgctatgcattttttttcaacaacatGGTCACTGTGGCCTTGACCTATCTGAATC CAATTCAAAAAGCACGAACAGTTATCCCTTCTGATGATGACTCGGAAAACAGTTCTTCCAGAAATG CCAGTAATCAGGCCTATGAATTGAGTACCCGTACCAGATCCGCAAGAGAGGACAATAACAAAGGAATGATTCTTCCATTTCAACCACTGACAATGACATTCCATAATGtcaattattttgttgataTGCCAAAG gaaCTAAGCAAGCAAGGCATACCTGAAACTCGGTTGCAGCTCTTGTCAAGCGTGAGCGGAGTTTTCTCACCTGGTGTTCTTACAGCATTAGTTGGGTCTAGTGGGGCTGGAAAAACCACTTTAATGGACGTACTGGCTGGCAGGAAAACTGGAGGGTACATAGAAGGGGAAATTAAAATTTCGGGTCACCCAAAAGAGCAACGAACATTTGCCAGAATATCAGGATATGTTGAACAAAATGATATACATTCTCCTCAAgtaacaattgaggagtcgcttttgttttcttcttctcttcgcCTGCCAAAGGAAGTTGGAACTTCTAAAAGACAT GAATTTGTTGAACAAGTGATGAAACTAGTCGAGCTTGATACTTTGAGACATGCTTTGATTGGTATGCCAGGTAGCTCAGGCTTATCAACTGAGCAGAGAAAACGATTAACCATAGCAGTGGAGCTTGTAGCAAACCCTTCCATTATTTTCATGGATGAGCCTACTTCTGGACTTGATGCACGTGCAGCAGCTATTGTTATGCGAGCTGTTCGAAATACTGTTGATACAGGAAGAACTGTGGTTTGCACCATACATCAACCAAGTATTGATATATTTGAAGCATTTGATGAA TTACTTCTTATGAAACGTGGGGGACGAGTAATATATGGGGGAAAGCTTGGCGTGCACTCACGGATAATGATAGACTACTTTCAG GGAATAAGGGGAATTCCCCCCATTCCAAGTGGCTACAATCCGGCTACCTGGGTGCTTGAGGTTACTACACCTGCTACTGAAGAGAGAATTGGTGAAGATTTTGCAGACATTTACAAGAATTCGGATCAATATAG GGGGGTGGAATATTCTGTTTTGCAATTTGGACATCCTCCTGCAGGCTCTGAACCACTGAAGTTTGACACGATATATTCACAAAACTTGTTCAACCAATTTTTACGATGCTTATGGAAACAAAATCTTGTGTACTGGAGAAGTCCAGCATATAATGCCATGAGGTTATACTTCACCACAATAAGTGCTTTGATATTTGGTACCATATTTTGGGACATTGGTTCAAAAAG GGAATCAACTCAAGAGCTGTTTGTGGTCATGGGAGCTCTTTATTCTGCATGCATGTTTCTTGGGGTAAATAACGCTTCTTCTGTACAGCCAATTGTTTCAATAGAAAGGACAGTGTTTTATAGAGAGAAAGCTGCTGGAATGTACTCTCCAATCGCTTATGCGGCAGCCCAG GGGCTTATAGAGATACCATACATTGCTGTTCAGACAGTACTATTTGGTGTAATCACATATTTCATGATCAATTTTGAAAGGACACCCG GAAAGTTTTTTCTCTATCTTGTATTCATGTTCCTAACGTTCACCTACTTCACCTTTTACGGCATGATGGCTGTTGGTCTTACACCTTCCCAACATTTAGCAGCTGTTATTTCTTCAGCATTTTACTCTCTGTGGAATCTTCTTTCAGGTTTTCTAATCCCAAAATCG AGTATTCCCGGGTGGTGGATTTGGTTCTATTATATCTGCCCGATTGCATGGACGTTACGTGGTATCATCACGTCTCAGCTTGGTGATGTGGAAACCAAAATTATAGGACCTGGATTCGAGGGCACTGTAAAAGAATACTTAGTTGTTAGTCTTGGATTCGAAACTAAAATCAACGGATTTTCAGCTGTGGGCCTTTCAGTGATTGTGCTTCTTGGATTTATTATTCTGTTCTTTGGTTCTTTCGCTGTATCAGTCAAACTCTTGAATTTCCAAAAGAGATGA